In Gossypium raimondii isolate GPD5lz chromosome 12, ASM2569854v1, whole genome shotgun sequence, a single window of DNA contains:
- the LOC105765433 gene encoding importin subunit beta-1: protein MEVTQVLFNAQSIDGTVRKNAEESLKQFQEQNLPGFLLSLSGELANEEKPIETRKLAGLILKNALDAKEQHRKFELVQRWLSLDATAKSQIKACLLQTLSSPVFDAHSTTSQVIAKVAGIELPQKQWPELIGSLLSNVHQIPAYAKQATLETLGYLCEEVSPDVIDQDQVNKILTAVVQGMSASEGNIDVRLAATRALYNALGFAQANFSNDMERDYIMRVVCEATLSPEVRIRQAAFECLVSISSTYYEKLTPYIQDIFNITSKAVREDEEPVALQAIEFWSSICDEEIDILEEYGGEFTGDSDVPCFYFIKKALPALVPMLLETLLKQEEDQDQDEGAWNIAMAGGTCLGLVAQTVGDDIVPLVVPFVEENITKPDWRQREAATYAFGSILDGPSPEKLTPLVNVALTFMLSALTKDPNSHVKDTTAWALGRIFEFLLGSAVDLPIITQANCQQIVTVLLQSMKDTPNVAEKACGALYFLAQGYEGEGEPSPLTPFFQEIVQSLLTVTHREDVGDSRLRTAAYETLNEVVRCSTVETAPLVLQLVAVIMMELHNTLESQKLSSEEREKQSELQGLLCGCLQVIIQKLGSSETTKYAFMQYADQIMGLFLRVFACRSATVHEEAMLAIGALAYATGADFAKYMPEFYRYLEMGLQNFEEYQVCAVTVGVVGDISRALEEKIVPYCDGIMTQLLKNLSSNQLHRSVKPPIFSCFGDIALAVGEYFEKYLMWAMSALQSAADLSTHIAGDDELVEYTNSLRNGILEAYSGIFQGFKNSPKTQLLIPYAPHVLQFLDGIYMEKDMDDMVMKTAIGVLGDLADTLGNHASSMIQQSVSSKDFLNECLSSEDLLVKESAQWAKLAISRAISV, encoded by the exons ATGGAAGTTACACAGGTGCTTTTCAATGCACAATCGATAGATGGGACTGTTCGGAAGAATGCTGAAGAAAGCCTGAAACAGTTCCAGGAGCAGAACCTTCCTGGTTTCTTGCTTTCACTTTCTGGAGAGTTGGCAAATGAGGAAAAACCTATTGAAACACGTAAATTAGCTGGTTTGATACTTAAAAATGCATTGGATGCTAAGGAGCAGCACAGAAAATTTGAGCTTGTTCAAAGATGGTTGTCGTTGGATGCTACTGCAAAGAGCCAGATTAAGGCATGCTTATTACAGACTTTGTCTTCTCCAGTATTCGATGCTCATTCAACTACATCTCAAGTCATTGCAAAGGTTGCTGGCATTGAGCTGCCCCAAAAACAGTGGCCCGAATTGATAGGTTCCCTTTTATCCAATGTTCATCAGATCCCAGCTTATGCTAAGCAAGCCACTTTGGAGACGCTTGGCTATTTGTGCGAGGAGGTCTCCCCTGATGTTATTGATCAAgatcaagtaaataaaatacttaCGGCTGTAGTTCAAGGTATGAGTGCATCTGAAGGAAATATTGATGTGAGGCTTGCAGCTACCAGAGCACTTTACAATGCACTCGGATTTGCTCAAGCGAATTTCAGCAATGACATGGAGCGTGATTATATCATGAGAGTTGTCTGTGAAGCAACTTTGTCCCCCGAAGTGAGGATAAGGCAGGCTGCTTTTGAGTGTTTGGTCTCCATTTCTTCAACTTACTATGAGAAATTAACTCCTTACATCCAAGATATTTTTAACATCACATCAAAGGCTGTTAGGGAAGATGAAGAACCTGTTGCCCTTCAAGCCATTGAGTTCTGGAGTTCAATATGTGACGAGGAGATAGATATTTTGGAAGAATATGGAGGTGAATTCACTGGGGATTCTGATGTACCTTGCTTTTACTTTATCAAGAAGGCACTCCCGGCCCTTGTTCCTATGCTGTTGGAGACACTGTTAAAGCAGGAAGAAGATCAAGATCAGGATGAAGGGGCTTGGAATATTGCAATGGCTGGGGGAACATGTCTTGGTCTGGTTGCGCAGACTGTAGGAGATGATATAGTCCCTCTTGTTGTGCCATTTGTTGAGGAGAATATAACGAAACCAGATTGGAGGCAGCGGGAGGCAGCAACTTATGCTTTCGGTTCAATCTTGGATGGCCCTTCTCCTGAAAAGTTAACACCTCTTGTGAATGTAGCTCTTACCTTCATGCTCAGTGCTTTGACAAAGGACCCCAATAGCCACGTCAAAGACACTACTGCCTGGGCCCTTGGACGTATCTTCGAATTCCTTCTTGGTTCGGCTGTAGATTTGCCTATTATCACTCAGGCAAATTGCCAACAGATAGTCACAGTTCTGCTACAGAGTATGAAGGACACTCCAAATGTTGCTGAGAAAGCCTGTGGTGCTCTCTATTTTCTTGCTCAAGGTTACGAGGGTGAAGGTGAACCATCTCCTCTAACTCCTTTTTTCCAGGAAATTGTCCAGTCCCTCCTCACTGTCACTCACCGAGAAGATGTTGGGGACTCCCGGCTGAGGACTGCTGCCTATGAAACTTTGAATGAGGTGGTGAGATGTTCAACAGTTGAGACAGCTCCATTGGTATTGCAATTGGTGGCTGTCATCATGATGGAACTTCATAACACCCTTGAGAGCCAGAAACTCTCATctgaagaaagagaaaagcaGAGTGAACTGCAAGGCCTTCTTTGTGGTTGTTTACAAGTCATTATTCAGAAGCTTGGTTCATCAGAGACAACCAAGTACGCATTCATGCAGTATGCAGATCAGATCATGGGACTTTTCCTTAGGGTTTTTGCTTGTAGGAGTGCTACCGTACATGAGGAAGCCATGCTTGCTATTGGAGCTCTTGCTTATGCAACAGGAGCAGATTTTGCAAAATACATGCCGGAGTTTTATAGGTACTTGGAGATGGGTCTTCAGAATTTTGAGGAGTACCAGGTCTGTGCTGTGACAGTTGGTGTTGTGGGTGATATTTCCAGGGCACTGGAGGAAAAAATTGTGCCTTACTGTGATGGGATTATGACACAACTTCTCAAGAATTTGTCGAGCAACCAGTTGCATCGCTCCGTGAAGCCTCCCATATTTTCATGCTTTGGTGACATTGCATTGGCAGTGGGAGAGTATTTCGAAAAATACCTAATGTGGGCCATGTCTGCACTTCAGAGCGCAGCAGATTTGTCCACCCATATAGCAGGTGATGATGAACTGGTAGAGTACACAAATTCCCTGAGAAACGGAATCCTGGAGGCATATTCTGGGATTTTCCAAGGGTTTAAGAACTCTCCCAAAACCCAGCTGTTGATTCCCTATGCACCTCACGTCCTCCAGTTCTTGGATGGCATATACATGGAGAAAGACAT GGATGATATGGTCATGAAGACTGCCATTGGAGTCCTTGGTGATCTAGCTGATACATTAGGAAATCATGCTAGTTCTATGATACAGCAATCTGTATCAAGCAAAGACTTTTTGAATGAATGCTTGTCCTCAGAAGACCTTCTGGTTAAAGAATCTGCTCAATGGGCCAAGTTGGCCATTAGTCGTGCCATTTCTGTTTGA
- the LOC105765432 gene encoding importin subunit beta-1 gives MAMEVTQVLLNAQSIDGAVRKNAEDSLKQFQEQNLPVFLVSLSGELANEEKPVETRKLAGLVLKNALDAKEQHRKFELVQRWLSLDGNAKSQIKACLLTTLTSPVSDARSTASQVIAKVAGIELPHKQWPELIGSLLSNVHQLPAQAKQATLETLGYLCEEVSPDVIDQDQVNKILTAVVQGMSSSEGNTDVRLAATRALYNALGFAQANFSNDMERDYIMRVVCEATLSPEVRIRQAAFECLVSISSTYYEKLAPYIQDIFNITAKAVREDEEPVALQAIEFWSSICDEEIDILEEYGGDFTGDSDIPCFYFIKQALPALVPMLLETLLKQEEDQDQDEGAWNIAMAGGTCLGLVARTVGDDIVPLVVPFIEENISKPDWRQREAATYAFGSILEGPSPEKLIPLVNVALTFMLSALTKDPNSHVKDTTAWTLGRIFEFLHGSVVDSPIISQANCQQIITVLLQSMKDTPNVAEKACGALYFLAQGYEEMGPSSPLTPFFQEIVQSLLTVTHREDAGESRLRTAAYETLNEVVRCSTDETAPLVLQLVPVIMMELHNTLEGQKLSSDEREKQSELQGLLCGCLQVIIQKLGASEPTKYVFMQYADQIMGLFLRVFACRSATVHEEAMLAIGALAYSTGADFAKYMPEFYRYLEMGLQNFEEYQVCAVTVGVVGDISRALEEKIVPYCDGIMTQLLKNLSSNQLHRSVKPPIFSCFGDIALAVGEYFEKYLMWAMSALQSAAELSTHIAGDDELVEYTNSLRNGILEAYSGIFQGFKNSPKTQLLIPYAPHILQFLDGIYMEKDMDDVVMKTAIGVLGDLADTLGSHAGSMIQQSVSSKDFLNECLSSEDLMIKESAEWAKLAISRAISV, from the exons ATGGCTATGGAGGTTACGCAGGTGCTTCTGAATGCACAATCAATAGATGGAGCTGTGCGAAAAAATGCAGAAGATAGCTTGAAACAGTTTCAGGAGCAAAACCTTCCTGTTTTTTTGGTCTCGCTTTCTGGGGAGTTGGCAAACGAGGAGAAGCCTGTTGAAACACGTAAATTAGCGGGTTTGGTACTTAAGAATGCATTGGATGCCAAGGAACAACACAGGAAGTTTGAGCTTGTTCAAAGATGGTTGTCATTGGATGGCAATGCAAAAAGCCAGATTAAGGCATGCTTGCTGACGACTTTGACATCTCCGGTATCGGATGCTCGTTCAACTGCATCTCAAGTCATTGCAAAGGTTGCTGGCATTGAGTTGCCACATAAACAGTGGCCTGAGTTAATAGGTTCACTTTTATCAAATGTTCATCAGCTACCAGCTCAAGCTAAGCAAGCCACTTTGGAGACGCTTGGATATTTGTGTGAGGAGGTGTCCCCTGATGTTATCGATCAAgatcaagtaaataaaattcttaCAGCTGTAGTTCAAGGCATGAGTTCATCGGAGGGAAACACTGATGTGAGGCTTGCTGCAACCAGAGCACTTTACAATGCATTGGGCTTTGCGCAAGCAAATTTCAGCAATGACATGGAGCGTGATTATATCATGAGAGTTGTCTGTGAGGCAACGCTGTCCCCAGAAGTGAGGATAAGACAAGCTGCTTTCGAATGTTTGGTATCCATTTCATCAACTTATTATGAAAAATTAGCTCCATATATTCAAGATATTTTCAACATTACAGCAAAGGCTGTGAGGGAAGATGAGGAACCTGTTGCTCTTCAAGCCATTGAGTTTTGGAGCTCAATATGTGATGAGGAGATAGATATTTTGGAAGAATATGGAGGTGATTTCACTGGTGACTCAGATATtccttgcttttattttatcaagCAGGCGCTCCCTGCCCTCGTTCCTATGCTGTTGGAGACACTATTGAAGCAGGAGGAGGATCAGGATCAGGATGAAGGGGCTTGGAATATTGCAATGGCTGGTGGAACATGTCTTGGTTTGGTTGCACGGACTGTTGGAGATGATATAGTACCTCTTGTTGTGCCATTTATTGaggaaaatatttcaaaaccGGATTGGAGGCAGCGGGAGGCAGCAACTTATGCCTTTGGTTCAATCTTGGAGGGCCCTTCTCCAGAAAAGTTAATACCCCTTGTGAATGTTGCCCTTACTTTTATGCTCAGTGCTTTGACAAAGGACCCCAATAGCCATGTCAAAGACACAACAGCCTGGACCCTGGGACGTATCTTTGAATTTCTTCATGGTTCAGTTGTTGATTCTCCCATCATCAGTCAAGCAAATTGCCAACAGATTATTACAGTTCTGCTACAGAGCATGAAGGACACTCCAAATGTTGCTGAGAAGGCCTGTGGTGCTCTCTATTTTCTTGCTCAAGGTTATGAGGAGATGGGTCCATCATCTCCTTTAACTCCCTTTTTCCAGGAAATTGTCCAGTCCCTTCTCACTGTCACTCACAGAGAAGATGCCGGTGAATCTCGGCTGAGGACTGCTGCTTATGAGACACTGAATGAAGTGGTGAGGTGTTCAACTGATGAGACTGCTCCATTGGTGTTGCAATTGGTTCCTGTCATCATGATGGAGCTTCACAACACCCTTGAGGGCCAGAAACTCTCATCCGATGAAAGGGAAAAGCAGAGTGAATTGCAAGGCCTTCTTTGTGGGTGTTTGCAAGTCATTATTCAAAAGCTTGGTGCATCAGAACCAACGAAATATGTGTTCATGCAGTATGCAGATCAGATTATGGGACTTTTCCTTCGGGTTTTTGCTTGTAGGAGTGCTACCGTACATGAGGAGGCCATGCTTGCTATTGGAGCTCTTGCTTATTCAACAGGAGCAGACTTTGCAAAATACATGCCGGAGTTTTATAGGTATTTGGAAATGGGTCTTCAGAATTTTGAAGAGTACCAGGTCTGCGCTGTGACAGTCGGTGTTGTGGGTGATATTTCCAGGGCACTGGAGGAAAAAATTGTGCCTTACTGTGATGGTATTATGACACAACTTCTCAAGAATTTGTCGAGCAACCAGTTGCATCGCTCTGTGAAGCCTCCCATATTTTCATGCTTTGGTGACATTGCATTGGCAGTGGGAGAGTATTTTGAAAAGTATCTAATGTGGGCCATGTCTGCACTTCAGAGCGCTGCAGAGTTGTCTACCCATATAGCAGGTGATGATGAATTGGTAGAGTACACAAACTCCCTTAGAAACGGAATCCTGGAGGCATATTCCGGGATTTTTCAAGGGTTTAAGAACTCTCCCAAAACCCAGCTGTTGATTCCTTATGCACCTCACATCCTCCAGTTTTTGGATGGCATATACATGGAGAAAGACAT GGATGATGTGGTGATGAAGACTGCCATTGGAGTCCTTGGTGATCTAGCTGATACATTAGGAAGTCATGCTGGTTCTATGATACAGCAATCTGTCTCGAGCAAAGACTTTTTGAATGAATGCTTGTCTTCAGAAGACCTTATGATTAAAGAATCTGCTGAATGGGCCAAGTTGGCCATTAGTCGTGCCATTTCTGTTTGA